In Tiliqua scincoides isolate rTilSci1 chromosome 1, rTilSci1.hap2, whole genome shotgun sequence, the following are encoded in one genomic region:
- the TTC21B gene encoding tetratricopeptide repeat protein 21B isoform X2, with protein MDPSTLQVLINYYCQEGYFHHVQTVANEGLKMFGNDPVLIFYCAYGLLMEGHIQEALLELESIKNKQDVSLCTMMAQIYAQKKSPHPDREVIVELDSKLKEHRKVAGQQALYFAGLFLWHIGRHEKAREYVDRMIKISNGSKEGLILRGWLDVTSGKEASIKKAVKYLDEGLQNGNDLFGLMGKAQYFEVRQNYSGALETVNQIIAHSPHFLPAFIKKMKLQLALQDWEQATETAQRLLQKDALNLEAIKMEALHSLCREGNIPEASSKLADLISALGKLEPQNPQLFCKTALVFSRTCGRNQLILQQTQTLVERAFSLASQNADFATELGYQLVLQGKIKEAVKWYKTAMALDETSVPALTGIIRCQLMEGKLDDVEQQLEFLNEIQHSIGKPAELSYLCAVLAMKKYKGQEEVITLLNDVLDAHFSSLQGLPLGVEYFEKLNPDFLIEIIKEYLNFCPTQPAGPGQPPSPLLKPCASVLETVVKMVPGLLQAAYLLAKVKYLAGNCEASQSILQRCIEQNPSYSDAHLLMAQVYLLQNNFKLCSQSLELCLSYNFEIREHPLYHLIKAQAQIKMGEVAEAIKTLQMAMNLPRMSRAASSKSKITKTEIDGSDRVSIYLELVNAHRLNGEQHEAIKVLQDAINEFSGTPEELRVLIANADLALAQGNVEEALTMLRNITSEQPYFVQAKEKMAEIYLEHRKDRKLYASCYRDLVEKLPSSHTFLLLGDAYMNIQEPEAAIEVYEQALKKNPRDGALASKIGNALVKTHNYSKAINYYEAALKTGQQNFLCYDLAELLLKLNHYEKAEKVLRQILNHEPVNDLSTLMEDAQYQVLLAKVYSKMERTEDAIVSLQQARELQARVLKRIQIEQLDAVPVQKQIAAEICAEIAKHSAIQRNYEKAIKFYKEALVHCETDNKVMLELARLYLAHDDVDACQRQCALLLKNDQDNVAATMMMADLMFRKQDYEQAVFHFQQLLDRNPDNYATLSRLIDLLRRAGKLEEIPRFLAMAEKHSPRAKFDPGFHYCKGLYLWYTGEPNDALRHFNKARKDSDWGQNAIYNMIEICLNPDSETVGGEVFENLDGDTVSTEKQESVQLAVRTAEKLLKELKPQTAQGHIQLLIMENYCLMATKQKSNVEQALNAFTEVVVAEKDHVPSLLGMATAYMILKQTPRARNQLKRISKMNWNPIDAEEFEKSWLLLADIYIQSAKYDMASELLKRCLRHNRSCCKAYEYMGYIMEKEQAYKDAAANYEMAWKFGNQTNPTIGFKLAFNYLKAKRFIDAINVCHKVLEAHPNYPKIRKEILDKARTSLRT; from the exons GGCACATTCAAGAGGCTCTTCTTGAACTTGAATCTATTAAAAACAAGCAGGATGTTTCTCTTTGCACAATGATGGCACAGATCTATGCTCAAAAAAAGAGCCCGCATCCAG ATCGGGAAGTTATCGTGGAGCTAGATTCGAAACTGAAAGAGCACCGTAAGGTAGCCGGGCAGCAGGCTTTGTATTTTGCAGGCTTGTTCTTGTGGCATATTGGCCGCCATGAGAAAGCCCGTGAATATGTTGACAGAATGATCAAGATCTCCAATGGCAGTAAAGAG GGATTGATTTTGAGAGGATGGCTTGATGTTACCAGTGGGAAAGAAGCAAGTATTAAAAAAGCTGTAAAATATTTAGATGAAGGGCTGCAAAATGGGAATGATCTTTTTGGCCTGATGGGTAAG GCACAATATTTTGAAGTGCGCCAGAATTACTCCGGAGCTTTGGAAACTGTGAATCAAATAATAGCCCACTCcccacacttcctccctgcctttaTAAAGAAAATGAAACTGCAGCTGGCTTTGCAGGATTGGGAACAGGCAACTGAGACTGCCCAAAG GTTGTTGCAGAAAGATGCTCTTAACTTGGAAGCTATAAAAATGGAGGCTCTTCACTCTCTGTGTAGGGAAGGTAATATACCCGAG GCTTCATCAAAGTTGGCAGATCTAATTAGTGCATTGGGCAAACTGGAACCACAGAATCCGCAGCTCTTCTGTAAGACAGCTTTGGTTTTCAGCCGAACG TGTGGACGCAATCAGCTCATCCTTCAGCAAACTCAAACTTTGGTGGAAAGAGCATTCAGCTTAGCCTCTCAGAATGCTGATTTTGCTACAGAACTTGGCTACCAGCTGGTTTTACAAGGGAAAATAAAGGAGGCTGTAAAATGGTACAAGACCGCCATGGCTCTTGATGAGACGAGTGTTCCAGCGCTAACTG GAATTATTCGATGCCAGCTAATGGAAGGGAAGCTGGATGATGTAGAACAGCAGTTGGAATTCCTGAATGAAATCCAGCACTCGATTGGGAAACCAGCA GAACTGTCTTACTTGTGTGCAGTATTGGCGATGAAGAAATACAAAGGACAAGAAGAAGTTATAACCTTGTTGAATGATGTCCTCGAtgctcatttttcttctttgcaagGCTTACCTCTTGGGGTGGAATATTTTGAAAAATTAAATCCTGATTTTTTGATAGAAATCATTAAAGAATACCTTAATTTTTGCCCAACACAG CCTGCAGGTCCAGGTCAGCCCCCTTCACCGCTTCTCAAACCTTGTGCATCAGTCCTTGAAACTGTGGTAAAAATGGTTCCTGGTCTCCTACAAGCTGCTTATTTACTTGCAAAGGTGAAATACTTGGCTG GTAATTGTGAAGCATCCCAAAGTATTCTGCAACGCTGTATAGAACAGAATCCTTCCTACTCAGATGCCCACCTCCTTATGGCTCAAGTTTATTTGTTACAGAACAATTTCAAGCTTTGTTCTCAGTCCCTGGAACTCTGCTTAAGTTACAACTTTGAG ATTAGGGAGCACCCTCTATATCACTTAATAAAAGCTCAGGCCCAGATAAAGATGGGTGAAGTAGCAGAAGCCATTAAAACCTTACAGATGGCAATGAATCTACCCAGGATGAGCAGAGCTGCATCCTCAAAATCAAAAATAACGAAGACTGAAATTGATGGAAGTGATCGTGTGTCTATCTATCTAGAACTGGTGAACGCTCATCGTTTGAATGGCGAACAG CATGAAGCCATTAAAGTCCTGCAAGATGCCATTAATGAATTCTCTGGCACCCCTGAAGAACTGAGAGTCCTGATTGCCAATGCAGACCTCGCTCTTGCTCAAGGGAATGTTGAAGAGGCTCTGACCATGCTCAGAAATATAACTTCAGAGCAGCCATACTTTGTTCAAGCCAAGGAAAAAATGGCAGAGATATACCTGGAGCACAGAAAAGATAGGAAGTTGTACGCAAGCTGTTACAG AGATCTGGTGGAGAAACTGCCaagttctcacacatttcttCTTCTTGGTGATGCATACATGAATATCCAGGAG CCTGAAGCAGCCATCGAGGTTTATGAACAGGCTTTGAAGAAGAACCCAAGAGATGGGGCGTTGGCTAGTAAAATTGGGAATGCTTTAGTCAAGACTCATAACTATTCAAAG GCAATAAATTACTATGAAGCTGCTCTGAAAACGGGTCAACAGAATTTCCTCTGTTATGACCTGGCTGAGCTACTGCTGAAACTGAACCACTATGAGAAAGCAGAAAAAGTCCTCCGGCAAATTTTAAATCACGAACCTG TAAATGATTTGTCCACTTTGATGGAAGATGCCCAATACCAGGTTCTCCTTGCAAAGGTTTACAGCAAAATGGAGCGGACAGAGGATGCAATTGTCTCATTGCAACAG GCTCGGGAATTGCAGGCCAGAGTACTGAAGCGGATTCAGATAGAGCAGCTGGATGCAGTTCCTGTGCAGAAGCAAATAGCAGCTGAAATTTGTGCAGAGATAGCAAAGCATTCAGCAATCCAGCGGAACTACGAGAAAGCCATTAAATTTTACAAAGAAGCTCTTGTTCATTGTGAAACGGACAACAAG GTGATGCTAGAACTGGCACGTTTGTACCTTGCGCATGATGATGTGGATGCATGCCAGCGCCAGTGTGCCCTATTGCTGAAGAATGATCAGGATAACGTAGCAGCTACCATG ATGATGGCTGACCTTATGTTCAGGAAACAGGACTATGAACAAGCAGTTTTTCATTTCCAGCAGCTTCTGGATCGCAACCCTG ATAATTATGCAACACTGTCCCGCTTAATTGACCTGTTAAGAAGAGCTGGAAAGCTAGAAGAAATTCCAAGATTCCTTGCAATGGCTGAGAAGCATTCTCCCAGAGCAAAATTTGATCCAGGTTTTCACTATTGCAAAGGGCTGTATCTTTG GTACACTGGTGAACCAAATGATGCTCTTCGCCATTTTAACAAAGCACGGAAGGATAGTGATTGGGGACAGAATGCCATTTATAATATGATCGAAATCTGCTTGAACCCAGACAGTGAAACAGTGGGAGGTGAAGTGTTTGAAAACCTTGATGGCGACACTGT TTCCACAGAGAAGCAAGAGTCTGTGCAGCTGGCCGTGAGAACCGCAGAAAAGCTCTTGAAGGAACTGAAGCCCCAGACTGCTCAGGGTCACATACAGCTTCTCATCATGGAAAATTATTGTCTTATGGCAACCAAACAGAAATCAAATGTCGAGCAAGCACTGAATGCCTTTACAGAAGTAGTTGTTGCTGAG AAAGATCATGTCCCATCACTTCTGGGAATGGCTACAGCTTACATGATCTTAAAACAAACCCCACGAGCCAGAAACCAGTTGAAGCGCATTTCAAAAATGAATTGGAACCCCATTGATGCCGAAGAGTTTGAAAAAAGCTGGCTTCTGCTTGCTGATATTTACATTCAGTCTGCAAAATACGATATGGCTAGTGAACTATTAAAGCGATGCCTTCGTCATAACAGG tCCTGCTGCAAAGCTTATGAATATATGGGATATATAATGGAGAAAGAACAAGCGTACAAGGATGCGGCTGCAAACTATGAGATGGCCTGGAAGTTTGGAAATCAAACAAATCCAACAATCG GTTTCAAGTTGGCATTTAATTACCTGAAAGCAAAGAGATTCATTGATGCAATCAATGTTTGTCATAAG GTTTTGGAGGCACATCCAAATTACCCCAAAATCAGAAAAGAAATACTTGATAAGGCACGTACATCTTTAAGAACATGA